Proteins co-encoded in one uncultured Bacteroides sp. genomic window:
- a CDS encoding AraC family transcriptional regulator produces the protein MNTNTNHIIHEITPLSDKDCFYIAERYKKEFTYPIHSHQEYELNFTENASGVRRIVGDSVEVIGEYDLVLITGKDLEHVWEQHECHSEQIREITIQFSSDVFFKSFINKNQFDSIRKMLEQAQKGLCFPMSAILKIYHLLDTLASEKEGFYAVIKFMTILYELSLCDNARTLSSSSFAKIGVHSDSRRVQKVQDYINEHYKEEIRLTQLADMVGMTPVSFSRFFKLRTGKNLSDYIIDIRLGYSTRLLVDSTKSVAEICYECGFNNLSNFNRIFKKKKDCSPKEFRENYRKTKIVI, from the coding sequence ATGAATACAAACACAAATCATATCATTCATGAAATAACTCCTTTGTCTGATAAGGATTGCTTTTATATTGCCGAACGTTACAAAAAAGAATTTACCTATCCTATTCATAGCCATCAGGAGTATGAACTCAACTTTACAGAGAATGCTTCTGGCGTGAGGCGGATTGTAGGCGATTCGGTTGAGGTGATTGGTGAGTATGATTTGGTACTGATTACAGGAAAAGACCTTGAACACGTTTGGGAACAGCATGAATGCCATTCGGAACAAATTCGGGAAATCACCATTCAGTTCTCTTCTGATGTTTTTTTTAAGAGTTTCATTAACAAAAATCAGTTTGACAGCATACGGAAAATGCTTGAACAAGCTCAGAAGGGTCTTTGTTTTCCAATGTCTGCGATATTGAAAATCTACCATTTGCTTGATACGCTGGCTTCTGAGAAAGAGGGCTTTTATGCAGTGATTAAGTTTATGACGATACTTTATGAACTATCGCTTTGTGATAATGCACGTACTCTTTCCAGCTCTTCTTTTGCCAAGATCGGTGTTCATTCTGATAGCCGTCGCGTGCAAAAAGTGCAGGATTATATCAATGAACATTATAAAGAGGAAATCAGACTTACGCAATTAGCTGATATGGTTGGAATGACACCTGTATCTTTCAGCCGTTTCTTCAAACTTCGTACCGGTAAAAATCTCTCAGATTATATTATAGATATTCGTCTTGGATATTCTACCCGCCTTCTTGTTGACTCCACAAAATCTGTTGCTGAAATTTGCTATGAGTGTGGATTCAATAACCTTTCTAATTTCAACCGGATATTCAAAAAGAAAAAAGACTGTTCGCCGAAAGAATTCAGGGAGAACTACAGAAAGACAAAGATTGTTATTTAA
- a CDS encoding mechanosensitive ion channel domain-containing protein, with amino-acid sequence MNNLLRLLGLTPEEANRFDQWILIGMIIGIAFLADYVCRLILLKVVKKIVTKTKATWDDIIFDEKVMTKLCHIVAPVLIYFFFPIAFPKSSELYTLILKTTEIYIIAVAMRFVVTFCTAVYIVYNENEKYHDRPLKGLLQTVQVIVFFIGGILIVSLLFDKSPASLLAGLGASAAILIFVFKDSIMGFVSGIQLSANNMLRPGDWITMPKYNADGIVIEVTLNTVKVRNWDNTITTLPPYALVSDSFQNWRGMHESGGRRVKRSINIDMNSVKFCTPEMLEKFQKIALLKDYIEETEEELKAYNQECGVGDSVLVNGRRQTNLGVFRAYLERYLRSLSSVNKDMTLMVRYLQPTEKGIPLELYFFTFSKEVAVYEEVQADVMDHVLAVVSEFDLAVFQNPTGTDFRSMKN; translated from the coding sequence ATGAATAATCTTCTTCGCCTTCTCGGACTTACTCCTGAGGAGGCGAATCGTTTCGACCAATGGATTCTTATTGGCATGATTATTGGCATCGCTTTTCTTGCCGATTATGTTTGCAGACTGATATTGCTGAAAGTGGTCAAAAAGATTGTTACCAAAACAAAAGCAACATGGGATGATATCATTTTTGATGAAAAGGTGATGACTAAGCTTTGTCACATTGTGGCTCCTGTGTTAATTTACTTTTTCTTTCCAATAGCCTTTCCAAAAAGTTCGGAACTTTATACATTAATACTCAAAACAACCGAGATTTATATTATTGCGGTGGCAATGCGCTTTGTCGTAACCTTTTGTACTGCGGTATATATTGTTTATAACGAAAATGAGAAATACCATGACCGGCCATTAAAAGGATTATTGCAAACCGTGCAGGTTATCGTCTTTTTCATAGGTGGTATACTTATTGTCAGTTTGTTGTTTGATAAATCTCCTGCATCGCTCTTAGCCGGACTTGGTGCTTCTGCTGCTATCCTGATCTTTGTGTTCAAAGACAGTATCATGGGGTTTGTTTCCGGCATCCAATTATCAGCGAACAATATGCTTCGCCCCGGCGACTGGATTACCATGCCCAAATACAATGCAGACGGTATTGTGATAGAGGTTACGTTAAATACGGTGAAGGTACGTAACTGGGATAATACGATTACTACACTGCCACCTTATGCATTGGTCAGTGACTCTTTTCAGAACTGGAGAGGGATGCATGAATCCGGTGGACGTCGTGTAAAGCGCTCCATTAATATAGATATGAACAGTGTGAAGTTCTGCACACCTGAGATGCTGGAAAAGTTCCAAAAGATTGCTTTACTGAAAGATTATATTGAAGAGACAGAAGAAGAACTAAAAGCTTATAATCAGGAATGTGGAGTGGGCGATTCTGTCCTTGTGAACGGTCGCCGGCAAACTAACCTGGGGGTGTTTCGTGCCTATCTTGAACGTTACTTAAGAAGTCTTTCCTCTGTAAATAAGGATATGACTCTTATGGTAAGATACTTGCAACCTACTGAAAAAGGAATTCCCCTGGAACTTTATTTCTTTACTTTTTCAAAAGAAGTAGCTGTTTATGAAGAAGTTCAGGCTGATGTGATGGATCATGTCCTTGCTGTTGTTTCCGAATTTGATTTGGCTGTGTTCCAGAACCCGACAGGAACAGATTTTCGCTCAATGAAAAACTGA
- a CDS encoding citrate/2-methylcitrate synthase: protein MKKEYIIYKLSESVKSTAKIDNELFTLYGVKRGLRNEDGTGVLVGLTKIGNVVGYERIPGGGLQPIPGKLFYRGLDLDDISHAVIKEHRFGFEEVAYLLLSGNLPDREELASFRELINENMPLEQKVKMNILDLEGNNIMNILARSVLEMYTYDVNPDDTSRDNLMRQSIELISKFPTIIAYAYNILRHATFGLSLHIRHPKEDLSIAENFLYMLKKEYTDLEARTLDLLLILHAEHGGGNNSTFTVRVTSSTGTDTYSSIAAGIGSLKGPLHGGANIQVVDMFNHLKEQIEDWTNIKEIDTYLNRILNKEAYNKTGLIYGIGHAVYTISDPRAVLLKEMARDLAKEKDREKEFNFLELLEERSIACFNKFKGEGGKKVCSNVDFYSGFVYEMIGLPQEIFTPLFAMSRIVGWSAHRIEELNFEGKRIIRPAYKNVLEVQEYVPIAERI from the coding sequence ATGAAAAAGGAATATATCATATACAAATTATCGGAGTCAGTTAAGAGTACGGCAAAAATAGATAATGAATTGTTTACGCTGTATGGCGTAAAACGTGGTTTACGCAATGAAGATGGAACGGGGGTTCTTGTAGGTCTTACTAAAATTGGAAATGTAGTAGGTTACGAGCGCATTCCCGGTGGTGGATTGCAACCCATTCCAGGAAAACTGTTTTACCGCGGACTGGATCTGGATGATATTTCGCATGCTGTTATTAAAGAACACCGCTTTGGATTTGAGGAAGTTGCTTATCTTTTGCTCTCAGGTAATCTTCCGGATAGAGAGGAGTTAGCTTCTTTCAGAGAATTGATCAACGAAAATATGCCTCTGGAACAGAAGGTGAAAATGAATATTCTTGATCTGGAAGGGAATAATATTATGAATATTCTGGCTCGTAGCGTACTCGAAATGTACACCTATGATGTTAATCCGGATGATACTTCCCGTGATAACCTGATGCGCCAAAGCATTGAACTGATCTCGAAGTTCCCTACGATTATTGCTTATGCATATAATATACTCAGACATGCAACTTTTGGACTTTCATTGCACATACGTCATCCTAAAGAGGATCTTTCCATTGCAGAGAATTTCCTTTATATGCTGAAGAAAGAGTATACTGACCTCGAGGCTCGTACGCTCGATTTGCTGCTTATCTTACATGCAGAGCACGGTGGTGGTAACAACTCTACCTTTACCGTGAGGGTAACTTCTTCAACCGGAACAGATACCTACTCTTCTATTGCTGCAGGTATTGGTTCATTGAAAGGTCCTTTGCATGGTGGTGCGAATATTCAGGTGGTGGATATGTTCAATCACCTCAAAGAACAGATTGAGGACTGGACAAATATTAAAGAGATAGATACATACCTGAACCGGATATTGAATAAGGAAGCATATAATAAAACCGGACTTATTTACGGTATCGGACATGCGGTTTACACCATCTCTGATCCACGTGCTGTGTTGCTGAAAGAAATGGCTCGTGATCTGGCAAAAGAAAAGGACCGTGAAAAAGAATTTAATTTCCTTGAATTGCTGGAAGAACGCTCTATTGCATGTTTCAATAAATTCAAGGGCGAAGGAGGCAAAAAAGTATGTAGTAATGTGGATTTCTATTCGGGCTTTGTATATGAAATGATTGGGCTTCCTCAGGAAATCTTTACTCCTTTGTTTGCAATGTCACGTATCGTAGGATGGTCGGCCCATCGTATTGAAGAACTTAATTTCGAAGGAAAACGGATCATTCGTCCAGCTTACAAGAACGTGCTTGAAGTGCAGGAATATGTTCCTATTGCAGAACGAATCTGA
- the icd gene encoding NADP-dependent isocitrate dehydrogenase: protein MKITKENGRLVIPDCVTVPFIMGDGVGAEITPAAQAIVNAAVKVAYQGKKEIEWMEILAGEKAFNATGSWLPDGTMQAFKDYLVGIKGPLTTPIGGGIRSLNVALRQGLDLYVCLRPVRWFRGVVSPVKEPQKVNMHIFRENTEDIYAGIEWEQGTPEAEKFYRFLRDEMGVTKVRFPETSSFGVKPVSKEGTERLIRAAIQYALTNGLPSVTIVHKGNIMKFTEGGFKKWGYELAEREFANELREGKIVIKDVIADAFLQNTLLIPEEYSVIATLNLNGDYISDQLAAMVGGIGIAPGANINYDSGHAIFEATHGTAPNIAGKNIVNPSSLLLSAVMMLEYFGWIEAADLITSAMEHAFESGKATNDLARFMPNGFSLSTTEFRDLIVSIINN from the coding sequence ATGAAAATAACGAAAGAAAATGGTCGCCTTGTTATACCCGATTGTGTAACAGTTCCCTTTATTATGGGAGACGGAGTAGGAGCTGAAATTACTCCTGCCGCTCAGGCTATTGTTAATGCTGCTGTGAAAGTGGCTTATCAGGGAAAGAAAGAAATTGAGTGGATGGAAATTCTGGCCGGAGAAAAAGCATTCAATGCTACCGGTTCATGGTTGCCCGATGGAACGATGCAGGCGTTTAAAGATTATCTGGTAGGAATCAAAGGTCCTTTGACAACTCCTATTGGCGGAGGTATCCGTTCTTTGAATGTGGCCCTTAGGCAAGGACTTGATTTATATGTCTGTTTACGTCCGGTGCGTTGGTTCCGTGGAGTTGTTTCTCCGGTAAAAGAACCTCAGAAAGTGAATATGCATATTTTCCGTGAGAACACCGAAGATATTTATGCCGGAATAGAATGGGAACAAGGTACTCCTGAAGCTGAAAAGTTTTATCGTTTTCTTCGTGATGAAATGGGAGTGACGAAAGTCCGTTTCCCTGAAACTTCCTCTTTCGGTGTGAAACCTGTATCTAAAGAAGGTACAGAGCGTTTGATTCGTGCCGCTATTCAGTATGCTTTAACAAACGGTCTGCCAAGCGTGACAATTGTTCACAAAGGAAATATTATGAAGTTCACTGAAGGTGGATTCAAAAAGTGGGGATACGAACTGGCTGAGCGTGAGTTTGCAAATGAACTGCGTGAAGGCAAAATTGTTATTAAAGATGTAATTGCTGATGCTTTCTTGCAAAATACCTTGCTGATTCCGGAGGAATATTCTGTAATTGCCACGCTGAATCTGAATGGTGACTATATTTCTGATCAGTTGGCTGCAATGGTAGGAGGAATTGGTATTGCACCGGGTGCAAATATAAACTATGACTCTGGACATGCTATTTTTGAGGCCACTCATGGAACGGCTCCGAATATTGCAGGAAAAAATATAGTAAATCCATCATCTTTATTGCTTTCAGCGGTAATGATGCTCGAATATTTTGGCTGGATTGAAGCTGCTGATTTGATTACATCAGCAATGGAACACGCTTTTGAAAGCGGTAAAGCAACGAACGACCTGGCTCGTTTTATGCCGAATGGTTTTTCTTTATCCACAACAGAGTTCCGTGATTTAATTGTTTCTATCATTAATAATTAA
- a CDS encoding aconitate hydratase, which yields MVHDIEMLKSFYDSFVERIAFSRNKVGRAMTLAEKILYAHLYDANQITTYKRGEDYVNFRPDRVAMQDATAQMALLQFMNAGKSKSAVPATVHCDHLIQAYKGADVDIATATDINKEVYDFLHDVSSKYGIGFWKPGAGIIHQVVLENYAFPGGMMVGTDSHTPNAGGLGMIAIGVGGADAVDVMTGMEWELKMPKLIGVKLAGKLNGWASPKDVILKLAGILTVKGGTNAIIEYFGEGAASLSATGKATICNMGAEVGATTSLFAYDKQMSDYLRATERAEVADMADGISADLQADPEVLENPEKYYDRIIEIDLSVLEPYINGPFTPDAATPISEFAAKVIANDYPRKMEIGLIGSCTNSSYQDISRAASVARQAIDKNLKVSAPLIVNPGSERVFQTARRDGMIETFEAVGGTIMANACGPCIGQWKRITDDPTRKNAIVTSFNRNFAKRADGNPNTHAFVASPELTVALTIAGDLCFNPLKDTLTNADGKQVKLEEPKGCNLPAEGFAKGDDGYVAPSGDAAEIKINPESKRLQVLQPFSAWDGNELLNMPLLIKAQGKCTTDHISMAGPWLRFRGHLENISDNMLMGAVNAFNGKTNSVYNRETGEYDAVSAVAKQYKSLNIASIVVAEENYGEGSSREHAAMEPRFLNVRVILAKSFARIHETNLKKQGMLAVTFANKADYDRIQEHDKITIVGIGSFTPGKSLMAIVQHEDGTQESFEVLHTYNEQQIEWFRAGSALNSK from the coding sequence ATGGTACATGATATTGAAATGCTAAAGAGTTTTTATGACTCTTTTGTGGAACGGATTGCTTTCTCACGTAATAAAGTGGGGCGTGCTATGACTTTAGCTGAAAAAATTCTATATGCTCATTTGTATGATGCAAATCAAATAACAACTTATAAACGTGGCGAAGATTATGTAAACTTCCGTCCCGATCGTGTGGCGATGCAGGATGCTACTGCCCAGATGGCTTTGCTGCAATTTATGAATGCAGGTAAATCCAAGTCGGCAGTACCGGCAACTGTGCATTGTGATCACTTGATTCAGGCATATAAAGGTGCAGATGTTGATATTGCGACAGCAACCGATATAAATAAAGAGGTTTACGATTTTCTTCACGATGTTTCTTCTAAATATGGAATTGGTTTTTGGAAACCGGGTGCAGGAATTATTCATCAGGTTGTATTGGAGAACTATGCTTTCCCTGGTGGGATGATGGTGGGCACCGATTCTCATACTCCTAATGCCGGAGGATTGGGAATGATTGCTATTGGAGTTGGCGGTGCTGATGCGGTTGATGTGATGACAGGAATGGAATGGGAACTTAAAATGCCAAAATTGATTGGCGTGAAGTTGGCAGGCAAACTCAATGGATGGGCTTCGCCGAAAGATGTGATATTGAAACTGGCTGGGATTCTGACTGTAAAGGGTGGAACAAATGCCATTATAGAATATTTTGGAGAAGGAGCAGCTTCTCTTTCTGCAACAGGAAAAGCAACAATCTGCAATATGGGAGCGGAAGTAGGTGCAACCACTTCTCTGTTTGCTTATGATAAACAGATGTCCGACTATCTTCGTGCTACTGAACGTGCTGAAGTAGCTGATATGGCAGATGGTATCTCTGCTGATTTGCAGGCAGACCCGGAAGTGCTTGAAAACCCTGAAAAATATTATGACCGGATTATTGAAATAGATTTATCTGTTTTGGAACCTTATATAAACGGTCCTTTTACTCCGGATGCAGCTACACCAATCTCTGAGTTTGCAGCAAAAGTAATAGCAAACGATTATCCACGAAAAATGGAAATAGGGTTGATAGGCTCCTGTACAAACTCTTCCTATCAGGATATTAGTCGTGCAGCTTCTGTTGCCCGTCAGGCGATAGATAAGAATCTGAAGGTTTCTGCTCCGTTGATAGTGAATCCGGGATCGGAAAGAGTATTTCAGACTGCACGTCGTGACGGAATGATTGAAACTTTTGAAGCTGTGGGCGGAACAATAATGGCAAATGCCTGTGGTCCTTGCATCGGACAATGGAAAAGAATCACTGATGATCCTACCCGCAAGAATGCGATTGTAACTTCCTTTAATCGTAATTTTGCCAAACGTGCTGATGGTAATCCTAATACTCATGCATTTGTCGCTTCTCCGGAACTGACTGTAGCATTGACTATTGCCGGAGATCTTTGTTTTAATCCGCTAAAGGATACATTGACAAATGCTGATGGGAAACAAGTGAAACTGGAAGAACCCAAAGGATGCAATCTTCCGGCAGAAGGTTTTGCTAAGGGGGATGATGGGTATGTGGCTCCATCTGGTGATGCTGCTGAAATAAAAATCAATCCTGAATCTAAACGTTTGCAGGTACTTCAGCCTTTCTCAGCCTGGGATGGAAACGAATTGCTGAATATGCCTTTGCTGATCAAAGCTCAGGGTAAATGTACCACCGATCATATTTCAATGGCTGGCCCATGGCTTCGCTTCCGCGGACATCTGGAAAATATTTCGGATAATATGCTGATGGGAGCGGTGAATGCTTTCAACGGCAAAACAAATTCTGTTTATAACCGTGAAACAGGAGAGTATGATGCTGTTTCTGCAGTGGCAAAACAATATAAGTCATTAAATATAGCCTCTATAGTAGTAGCAGAAGAAAATTACGGAGAAGGCTCTTCTCGTGAACATGCAGCTATGGAACCGCGTTTTTTAAACGTACGTGTGATTCTTGCAAAGAGTTTTGCCCGTATTCATGAAACTAACTTGAAAAAACAAGGTATGCTTGCTGTAACTTTTGCAAATAAAGCAGATTATGACAGGATTCAGGAACACGATAAAATTACAATTGTTGGCATTGGATCTTTTACTCCGGGAAAATCATTAATGGCAATTGTGCAGCACGAAGATGGTACTCAGGAAAGTTTTGAGGTATTACACACCTATAATGAGCAACAAATAGAATGGTTCCGTGCTGGATCTGCTTTGAATAGTAAATAA
- a CDS encoding DMT family transporter has protein sequence MNNDKNYKGHLAMLAASIIWGLNSPIGKAALNFGIPPLALTTFRFFGAAIAFWVVSLFTKKEHVKHEDLLMLFFAALFGIVLNQGTFIFGLSLTSPIDASIVTTMAPIITMIVAAIVLKEPVTGKKVLGVFVGAIGALILILTSQSAVGSKSGSILGDMLCLTAQLSFAIYLTVFKDLIQRYSSVTIMKWMFVYASMCFIPFSYSDIASINFSTVPLKVYAEIFFVVLAATFLAYLFVMTGQKVLRPTIVSMYNYVQPIVASFVAVSVGMDTFGWPKAAAIILVFVGVFIVTQSKSKAQLDAEIQYQEIDKPQEKIKEEDY, from the coding sequence ATGAATAACGATAAGAACTACAAAGGACATTTGGCCATGTTGGCAGCAAGTATAATCTGGGGATTAAATTCTCCAATAGGAAAGGCTGCATTGAATTTCGGCATTCCTCCTCTTGCACTTACTACTTTTCGTTTTTTTGGAGCAGCAATTGCTTTTTGGGTTGTATCTCTTTTCACAAAAAAAGAACATGTAAAACACGAAGACCTGCTAATGCTCTTCTTTGCAGCTCTTTTTGGCATTGTTTTAAACCAAGGAACTTTTATTTTTGGTCTTTCACTAACATCTCCTATCGATGCTTCCATAGTAACAACTATGGCACCGATAATAACAATGATTGTTGCCGCCATTGTACTTAAAGAACCGGTTACCGGCAAAAAAGTTCTCGGAGTTTTCGTTGGAGCCATTGGAGCCCTGATACTAATATTAACAAGTCAAAGTGCCGTTGGCAGTAAATCAGGTAGCATATTAGGTGATATGCTTTGCCTCACTGCTCAGTTAAGTTTTGCCATTTATCTCACAGTATTTAAAGACTTAATTCAGAGATATTCTTCTGTTACAATAATGAAGTGGATGTTCGTATACGCTTCAATGTGCTTTATTCCATTTTCGTACAGTGACATAGCTTCAATTAATTTTTCTACAGTACCTTTAAAAGTATATGCAGAAATTTTCTTTGTGGTTTTAGCTGCCACTTTCCTTGCCTACTTATTTGTTATGACCGGACAAAAAGTGCTTCGCCCTACAATTGTTAGTATGTACAATTATGTGCAACCAATAGTTGCATCATTTGTTGCAGTGAGTGTAGGAATGGACACCTTCGGATGGCCAAAAGCTGCTGCAATCATTTTGGTTTTTGTAGGAGTCTTTATTGTTACACAAAGTAAATCGAAAGCACAACTGGATGCTGAAATACAATATCAGGAAATTGATAAACCACAAGAAAAGATTAAAGAAGAGGATTATTAA
- a CDS encoding 3'-5' exonuclease produces MEPFAALDFETANGQRTSVCSVGVIIVNNGEITDRFHSFIRPRPNFYTHWTTQVHGMVFEDTKESPDFPDVWSQIAPKIEGLPLVAHNSPFDEGCLKAVFNLYGLSYPDYQFYCTCRLSRKMHKGLVNHQLHTVSEHCGYDLKQHHHALADAEACAAIALNMFQKTQTDSFEELSAFVKQNF; encoded by the coding sequence ATGGAACCATTTGCAGCTTTAGATTTTGAAACAGCCAACGGACAACGCACCAGTGTGTGCAGTGTTGGAGTTATCATTGTAAATAACGGAGAAATTACCGACCGATTTCATAGTTTCATTCGTCCGCGTCCCAATTTTTATACACATTGGACAACACAAGTTCATGGAATGGTATTCGAAGACACAAAAGAATCACCCGACTTTCCTGATGTATGGTCACAAATAGCTCCTAAAATTGAAGGATTACCTTTGGTTGCTCATAATAGTCCCTTCGACGAGGGATGTTTAAAAGCCGTTTTCAATCTGTATGGTCTTTCCTATCCCGACTATCAATTCTACTGTACTTGCCGACTATCCCGCAAAATGCATAAAGGATTGGTGAACCATCAGCTACACACTGTGTCTGAACATTGCGGATATGATTTAAAACAGCATCACCATGCATTGGCCGATGCCGAAGCCTGCGCAGCAATAGCTTTAAATATGTTCCAGAAAACTCAAACTGATAGTTTTGAGGAGCTCTCTGCATTTGTGAAGCAGAATTTCTGA